The candidate division WOR-3 bacterium genome window below encodes:
- the nadC gene encoding carboxylating nicotinate-nucleotide diphosphorylase, with protein MTTPQLIRFALAEDVGTGDVTSRLAVPARRLASARLVARAAGVIAGLDVCCRVFLTVDSSVRFAPRLEDGARYRRNQVLAVVSGRARSILTAERTALNFIQRLSGIATATRRFVDAARGTKAVILDTRKTTPGWRVLEKFAVRCGGGTNHRAGLYDMILIKDNHIAAAGSITAALERCRSSRLSTEVETQTLADVKEALAGGAKRILLDNMTVAEMKKAVALARGKAQLEASGGVTLRNVRRVAHTGVDYISVGAITHSAPAADIALDFEG; from the coding sequence GGAAGATGTCGGCACGGGTGACGTCACCTCCCGACTTGCGGTTCCTGCTCGCCGGCTTGCCTCTGCCCGGCTGGTCGCTCGCGCAGCCGGAGTAATTGCCGGCCTCGATGTGTGCTGCCGGGTCTTCCTTACCGTTGACTCGTCTGTCCGCTTCGCGCCCAGGTTGGAGGATGGCGCTCGGTACCGCAGGAACCAGGTGCTTGCTGTCGTCAGCGGCCGGGCCCGGTCGATTCTCACCGCCGAACGCACCGCCCTCAACTTCATCCAGCGGCTGTCCGGCATCGCCACGGCAACCCGCAGATTCGTCGACGCAGCCCGCGGGACCAAGGCCGTCATCCTCGATACGCGCAAGACGACGCCGGGCTGGAGAGTGCTGGAGAAGTTCGCGGTCCGCTGCGGCGGCGGCACCAATCACCGTGCCGGCCTCTACGACATGATTCTCATCAAGGATAACCACATCGCGGCTGCCGGCTCGATCACGGCGGCCCTCGAGCGTTGCCGCTCCAGCCGACTATCGACTGAGGTCGAGACGCAGACCCTGGCTGATGTCAAAGAGGCCCTGGCCGGTGGAGCGAAGCGCATACTGCTCGACAACATGACTGTGGCAGAGATGAAGAAAGCGGTTGCGCTCGCCCGCGGCAAGGCGCAGCTCGAGGCCTCGGGCGGAGTCACTTTGCGGAACGTGCGCCGGGTTGCGCACACCGGGGTTGACTACATCTCAGTCGGAGCCATAACCCATTCGGCTCCGGCCGCGGACATCGCGCTCGATTTCGAAGGGTGA
- the dprA gene encoding DNA-protecting protein DprA, producing MNAGFVDLYAVPRMNETRLKNLLARFRTPEAVFKAGQDDLLEVKGIDKELATAIRSYRRSDETERRLKAAQALGIRTIGYTDEDYPENLKQLAHMPPVLFLRGEIRPQDTTAAAVVGTRVPSHYGRQVAEKLGRELAQHGVTVVSGLARGVDTFAHKGALDGGGRTVAVLGCGIDVYYPPENRKLYDAVSAQGAVISEFSLGVEPLAMNFPKRNRVVSGLSQAVVAVEAGEKSGVLNTVAWAADQGRAVFAVPGNITSEQSLGINRLLKNGARPMLSVDDVLRQLGVAKRAEERSKVEVAAEEKPVMEFLTAEPAHVDEICEGLGIPMAGLLSVLMQLEIKGLVRQLPGKYFVKEI from the coding sequence ATGAACGCGGGGTTCGTCGACCTGTATGCAGTGCCGCGGATGAACGAGACGCGGCTGAAGAATCTGCTGGCCCGGTTCCGGACTCCCGAAGCCGTGTTCAAGGCGGGCCAGGATGACCTGCTCGAGGTGAAAGGGATAGACAAAGAGCTTGCCACGGCCATCCGCTCGTACCGGCGGAGCGACGAGACCGAGCGCCGTTTGAAGGCGGCGCAGGCGCTTGGTATCCGGACCATCGGCTACACCGATGAAGACTACCCGGAGAATCTGAAGCAGCTTGCGCATATGCCACCGGTGCTGTTCTTGCGGGGCGAGATTCGGCCCCAGGATACGACCGCCGCCGCGGTCGTGGGTACGCGCGTGCCGTCGCACTACGGCCGGCAAGTGGCGGAGAAGCTGGGACGCGAACTGGCCCAGCATGGCGTCACGGTCGTGAGCGGGCTGGCGCGGGGTGTTGATACGTTCGCGCACAAAGGTGCGCTTGATGGCGGCGGCCGGACAGTGGCCGTGCTCGGCTGCGGCATTGACGTCTACTACCCGCCGGAGAATCGGAAGTTGTACGACGCCGTCAGCGCTCAGGGCGCGGTCATCTCCGAGTTCTCGCTCGGGGTCGAGCCGCTGGCGATGAATTTCCCGAAGCGTAACCGGGTCGTATCCGGCCTGTCTCAGGCAGTCGTGGCCGTCGAGGCAGGGGAGAAGTCAGGCGTCCTGAACACCGTGGCCTGGGCGGCCGATCAGGGCAGGGCCGTGTTCGCGGTGCCGGGCAACATCACGTCAGAGCAGAGCCTCGGTATCAATCGGCTGCTGAAGAACGGGGCAAGGCCGATGCTCTCGGTCGACGATGTCCTGCGCCAACTGGGAGTGGCGAAGCGAGCCGAGGAGCGGTCGAAGGTTGAGGTCGCGGCTGAGGAGAAGCCGGTGATGGAGTTTCTGACCGCTGAACCGGCGCACGTGGACGAGATCTGTGAGGGGCTTGGGATACCGATGGCAGGCCTGCTTTCCGTATTAATGCAGCTCGAGATCAAGGGCCTGGTACGGCAATTGCCGGGCAAGTACTTCGTGAAGGAGATCTGA
- the obgE gene encoding GTPase ObgE: MRFIDVVTIQVRAGSGGDGCVSFRREKFVPKGGPDGGDGGDGGSVVLWGNHYLQTLADLEYHRFYKAGAGGHGRGANRHGRNGEGVRVPVPLGTDVFDAGTGAKLGEILRSNQELVVARGGRGGRGNARFASSTDQAPRRFDPGEAAEERKIRLVLRLVADVGIVGLPNAGKSTLLSRLTRANPKVASYPFTTLTPNLGVMQTKDVRFTVADMPGIIKGAHEGKGLGLAFLRHIERTRMLVFVIDASAGHPKRDYDELVGEIGDYNGEILKRPRIIALNKVDLLAGRKSTARWDAERVWVSGLTGQGIEELRESINRLFPRTT; the protein is encoded by the coding sequence ATGCGATTCATTGACGTAGTAACAATCCAGGTGCGGGCCGGTTCAGGCGGCGACGGCTGCGTCTCGTTTCGACGAGAGAAGTTCGTGCCCAAGGGCGGGCCGGATGGCGGCGACGGCGGCGACGGTGGCTCGGTCGTGCTCTGGGGTAACCACTATCTCCAGACGCTGGCCGACCTCGAGTATCACCGATTCTACAAGGCAGGCGCGGGGGGCCACGGCAGGGGCGCGAACCGACACGGCCGGAATGGAGAAGGTGTGCGCGTGCCCGTGCCGCTGGGCACCGACGTATTCGATGCCGGCACCGGCGCGAAGTTGGGGGAGATCCTGAGGTCGAATCAGGAACTGGTCGTGGCGCGCGGTGGCAGAGGTGGCCGGGGTAACGCCAGGTTCGCATCCTCGACCGACCAGGCGCCCCGCCGTTTCGATCCGGGTGAAGCCGCCGAGGAGCGCAAGATCAGGCTGGTCCTGAGACTGGTGGCCGATGTCGGAATCGTCGGGCTTCCCAATGCCGGCAAGTCAACGCTGTTGTCGCGGCTGACGCGGGCCAATCCCAAGGTCGCGAGCTACCCGTTCACCACGCTGACTCCGAACCTCGGCGTGATGCAGACCAAGGACGTGCGGTTCACGGTCGCAGACATGCCCGGTATCATCAAGGGTGCGCACGAAGGCAAAGGACTGGGCCTCGCGTTCCTGCGGCACATCGAACGGACGCGGATGCTCGTGTTCGTCATTGACGCGTCGGCGGGGCACCCCAAGCGTGACTACGACGAGTTGGTGGGCGAGATCGGCGACTACAACGGGGAGATCCTGAAGCGGCCGCGGATCATTGCTCTCAACAAGGTGGACCTTCTGGCCGGGCGCAAGTCTACCGCCCGCTGGGACGCCGAGCGGGTCTGGGTGTCGGGTTTGACCGGGCAGGGGATCGAGGAACTGCGGGAGTCGATCAACCGGCTGTTCCCAAGGACAACCTAG
- the coaD gene encoding pantetheine-phosphate adenylyltransferase: MTNTETQAAGGQRIAVYPGSFDPITLGHLDVVKRAAHLFDKVVVGVASRQEKNPLFSWKERMQLAKDVTRGMDRVVVQGFDCLLVDFVQQQRAQAIIRGMRAVMDFDYEFQMALTNRKLAPAVETIFFVPSERYFYLSSSLVRELAAKGGELACFVPEQVISALRRKVGETRSSG, from the coding sequence ATGACGAATACGGAAACACAGGCTGCGGGTGGGCAGAGGATTGCCGTGTATCCCGGCAGCTTTGACCCGATCACACTCGGGCACCTGGATGTGGTCAAACGGGCAGCGCATCTATTCGACAAGGTGGTCGTCGGTGTTGCGAGCCGGCAGGAGAAGAATCCCCTGTTCTCCTGGAAGGAGCGCATGCAGCTGGCAAAGGACGTCACGAGGGGTATGGATCGAGTCGTCGTGCAGGGATTCGATTGCCTGCTCGTGGACTTCGTGCAGCAGCAACGCGCGCAAGCCATCATCCGCGGCATGCGGGCCGTGATGGACTTTGACTACGAGTTCCAGATGGCGCTCACCAACCGCAAGCTCGCCCCGGCAGTCGAGACTATCTTCTTCGTTCCGTCGGAACGATACTTCTACCTCAGTTCGTCGCTGGTGCGCGAACTCGCTGCCAAGGGCGGCGAACTTGCCTGTTTCGTACCTGAACAGGTGATAAGTGCGCTGCGACGGAAGGTCGGGGAGACGCGGAGCAGCGGATAG
- the rsmD gene encoding 16S rRNA (guanine(966)-N(2))-methyltransferase RsmD, producing MRVSSGRYKGRELEYPRAGLRPTKAITRQAMFNIIGTRVRGARACDLYAGGGSLGIEALSRGAASVVFIEQQATVLRFLRANVRGLPDATVIRGDVLRVLKKLADAGFDLVLADPPYLHELVQATIDRSAEFGVLGPDGWFVAEHHRREMPLAPAGWEMVKQGDYGDTMVSVMRRMA from the coding sequence ATGCGTGTTAGTAGCGGCCGGTACAAGGGTAGAGAGCTTGAGTATCCACGCGCCGGCCTGCGGCCGACCAAGGCGATAACGCGACAGGCAATGTTCAACATCATCGGGACGCGGGTGCGCGGGGCCAGGGCGTGTGACCTGTACGCCGGCGGCGGATCGCTTGGCATCGAGGCGCTGTCGCGGGGCGCGGCATCGGTGGTCTTCATAGAGCAGCAGGCGACGGTGCTGCGGTTCCTGCGCGCAAACGTGAGGGGTCTGCCGGATGCGACGGTGATACGAGGCGACGTGCTGCGGGTCCTGAAGAAGCTGGCTGACGCCGGCTTCGATCTGGTTCTGGCCGACCCTCCCTACCTGCACGAGCTGGTGCAGGCGACCATCGACCGGTCAGCCGAGTTCGGCGTTCTGGGTCCGGACGGCTGGTTTGTTGCGGAGCACCACCGGCGCGAGATGCCGCTGGCTCCGGCTGGCTGGGAGATGGTGAAGCAGGGAGACTACGGCGACACCATGGTGAGTGTGATGAGGAGGATGGCGTGA
- a CDS encoding T9SS type A sorting domain-containing protein, which translates to MLVAILSIALVAFTPGGIAPSSAPAVLGGGGPDTYGYKYLDSDTTGSGAPTYNWVSIKGVGTEITTLLDDNTAGPFSVGFNFPYYWYNVNSVIVGSNGYITFGDATANASPFKAVPSTQKPNNQLAMLLSDLDCTTGASPNGSIWYWSNGADSFIVEYDSIAFWSTGGNNTFQVILTKADSSITFQYKEQSGAPYQGWGATNNQTGIENISGAIGLNYLSGATPSGNLLHPDLAVRFFPPDSSTLQIHDVGIRNAMNDRSGGLFAVNGRPLSFWAVVKNYGNQSEAAYQTHFKVTRQNNAVVFSDSMMTMASAPGETESLALGSTWRPVTNGTYILKIYTRLAGDMLAANDTVKLELRVVTMPALLSYDGGTPGSMWYFYSAGGGWGNRFVPPVYPCSVQSARVYLGMRSVPSSPYIAIFDDNGPAGTPGDTLYKATVNVAGDSWFTVTPSSPVVIGEGAFFVAAISVADSEPTFGMDSVPPLSFQKWEHFGGWSLDRDAGVRDFMANATISGPVGIFESVEPTPAPAPARIDVSPSPFRGLTTLRLLNPTGAEKAIELYDATGSVVRTLVLSRDRAILDGRQLADGVYFARVAEAEAPVAKVIVTH; encoded by the coding sequence ATGTTGGTGGCGATTCTGTCGATCGCGTTGGTAGCGTTCACCCCGGGCGGCATTGCTCCGTCGAGTGCGCCCGCGGTGCTCGGTGGCGGCGGGCCGGATACCTATGGCTACAAGTACCTGGACTCGGATACCACCGGTTCGGGCGCTCCGACCTACAACTGGGTGAGCATCAAAGGAGTTGGTACCGAGATAACGACACTCCTGGATGACAATACCGCCGGGCCGTTCTCCGTCGGATTCAACTTCCCCTACTACTGGTACAATGTCAATTCGGTCATCGTCGGGTCAAACGGCTACATCACATTCGGCGATGCTACCGCCAACGCTTCGCCGTTCAAGGCCGTTCCGAGTACTCAGAAGCCGAATAACCAGCTTGCCATGCTCCTCAGTGACCTTGACTGCACCACGGGCGCTTCGCCCAACGGTTCCATCTGGTACTGGTCCAACGGCGCTGACAGCTTCATCGTCGAGTACGACAGCATCGCGTTCTGGAGCACGGGTGGCAACAACACCTTTCAGGTCATCCTGACCAAGGCGGACTCGTCCATCACGTTCCAGTACAAGGAGCAGAGCGGCGCTCCCTACCAAGGCTGGGGTGCGACCAACAACCAGACCGGCATCGAGAACATATCCGGTGCCATCGGTCTCAACTACCTTTCGGGCGCAACTCCGTCGGGCAACCTGCTCCATCCCGACCTGGCGGTCCGCTTCTTCCCGCCCGACTCCAGTACGCTGCAGATCCATGACGTGGGCATTCGCAACGCGATGAACGACCGCAGCGGTGGCCTGTTCGCCGTCAATGGCCGCCCGCTTTCGTTCTGGGCAGTTGTCAAGAACTACGGCAACCAATCCGAAGCTGCCTACCAGACCCATTTCAAGGTCACGCGGCAGAACAATGCCGTCGTCTTCTCCGATTCGATGATGACGATGGCGTCGGCCCCGGGCGAAACCGAATCACTGGCACTTGGCAGCACCTGGCGCCCGGTCACCAACGGCACATACATCCTCAAGATCTACACCAGGTTAGCCGGTGACATGCTGGCCGCAAACGACACGGTGAAGCTTGAACTCCGCGTGGTCACGATGCCGGCGTTGCTCTCCTACGACGGCGGCACACCGGGCAGCATGTGGTACTTCTACTCCGCCGGCGGAGGGTGGGGCAACCGTTTCGTACCGCCGGTCTATCCTTGCTCGGTGCAGAGCGCACGGGTCTATCTGGGCATGCGGTCGGTACCTTCGAGTCCCTACATCGCTATCTTCGATGACAATGGTCCGGCCGGCACACCCGGGGACACGCTGTACAAAGCGACAGTCAACGTGGCGGGCGATAGCTGGTTTACTGTGACTCCGTCAAGCCCGGTGGTCATCGGTGAGGGCGCTTTCTTCGTGGCCGCGATATCCGTCGCGGACAGCGAACCGACGTTCGGCATGGATTCGGTCCCGCCACTGTCGTTCCAGAAATGGGAGCACTTCGGAGGCTGGAGCCTGGACCGGGACGCCGGGGTGCGCGATTTCATGGCGAACGCAACGATCTCGGGTCCGGTCGGGATCTTCGAGTCGGTAGAGCCGACCCCGGCCCCGGCGCCGGCGCGCATCGACGTCAGTCCGAGTCCGTTCCGGGGCCTGACGACGCTACGTCTGCTCAACCCGACCGGGGCGGAGAAAGCGATCGAGCTCTATGACGCAACCGGTAGCGTCGTCCGTACGCTAGTCCTCAGCCGCGACCGGGCCATCCTCGACGGCCGGCAGCTGGCAGACGGAGTCTACTTCGCGCGCGTCGCCGAGGCCGAGGCGCCTGTCGCCAAGGTCATCGTGACGCACTGA
- a CDS encoding T9SS type A sorting domain-containing protein — MFVTILSIVLVALTPGGMLPSSAPVLGGGGPDTYGYKYLDSDTTGSGAPTYNWVSIKGVGTEITTLGDDNNAGPFPIGFDFPYYWYKVNSVIVGSNGYIAFGDKSANASPFKPVPGTGKPNNQLAALLSDLDCSATGSPNGSVWYWSNGTDSFIVEYDSITFWSTGGNNTFQMILTKADSSVTFQYKEQSGAPFNGWGPDANQTGIENISGAIGLNYLSGTTPSGNVLHPDLAVRFFPPESTSLQIHDVGVRNAMNDRSGGLFAINDRPLSFWAVVKNFGNQPEASYTTYFKVTRQNNAVVFSDSMTAMATGPGETESLALGSTWRPVTNGTYIIKIITKMTGDMLAANDTAMIELRVVTLPGMLTFDSGTPGNSMSWNGPGGFGNRFVPPVYPCSISAIRQHMTSAGTVDVLMAIYDDDGPGEGPGTILFADTVSVSAANWYSVNLATPVVVTEGAFFVGSTSETASDPSYGMDSVPPLCYQGWENTGVWGPSRDAVVRDVCANATVSGPVGILEWLEPAPARVPVRIDVNPNPFGSVTTLRLLNPTGAERAIDLYDATGSVVRTLDLSRDQVVLDGRLLADGIYFARVAGTDAPVAKVIVTH, encoded by the coding sequence ATGTTCGTAACTATTCTGTCAATCGTGCTGGTGGCGCTGACCCCGGGGGGCATGTTGCCGTCCAGCGCTCCCGTGCTTGGTGGCGGTGGCCCGGATACATATGGCTACAAGTATCTGGACTCGGACACCACCGGCTCGGGCGCTCCAACCTACAATTGGGTGAGCATCAAGGGTGTCGGTACCGAGATAACGACCCTCGGTGATGACAACAATGCCGGGCCGTTCCCGATCGGATTCGATTTCCCGTACTACTGGTATAAGGTCAACTCGGTAATTGTCGGGTCCAACGGCTACATAGCGTTCGGTGACAAGTCGGCGAACGCGTCGCCGTTCAAGCCGGTCCCGGGCACGGGCAAGCCGAACAACCAGTTGGCGGCGCTGCTGAGTGACCTCGACTGCAGCGCGACCGGCTCCCCGAACGGTTCGGTTTGGTACTGGTCGAATGGGACGGACAGCTTCATCGTGGAGTACGACAGCATCACTTTCTGGAGTACCGGCGGGAACAACACATTCCAGATGATTCTGACCAAGGCCGACTCCTCGGTCACGTTCCAGTACAAGGAACAGAGTGGCGCGCCGTTCAACGGCTGGGGGCCGGATGCCAACCAGACCGGCATCGAGAACATATCGGGCGCGATAGGTCTGAACTACCTTTCGGGTACGACCCCGTCGGGCAATGTGCTCCACCCCGATCTTGCGGTTCGTTTCTTCCCGCCCGAGTCAACCTCGCTGCAGATCCATGACGTGGGCGTCCGCAACGCGATGAACGACCGTAGCGGCGGCCTGTTCGCCATCAACGACCGGCCGCTTTCATTCTGGGCGGTGGTCAAGAACTTCGGCAATCAGCCGGAAGCATCCTACACCACGTACTTCAAGGTAACCAGGCAGAACAACGCGGTTGTCTTCTCCGACTCGATGACAGCGATGGCAACGGGCCCGGGCGAGACCGAATCGCTCGCCCTCGGCAGCACCTGGCGTCCGGTCACCAACGGCACGTACATCATCAAGATAATCACCAAGATGACCGGCGATATGCTGGCCGCGAACGACACCGCGATGATCGAACTCCGCGTGGTCACCCTGCCGGGGATGCTTACCTTTGACAGCGGTACGCCTGGCAACTCCATGTCCTGGAACGGTCCGGGCGGGTTCGGCAATCGTTTCGTGCCGCCGGTCTATCCATGCTCGATCAGCGCCATCCGCCAGCACATGACCTCGGCCGGCACGGTCGACGTCCTGATGGCGATATACGACGACGACGGTCCGGGCGAAGGCCCTGGGACTATCCTGTTCGCGGACACGGTTTCCGTCTCCGCGGCCAACTGGTACTCAGTCAATCTGGCGACGCCGGTCGTCGTTACGGAAGGCGCGTTCTTCGTCGGCTCGACCTCTGAGACGGCCAGCGACCCGTCGTACGGTATGGACTCAGTGCCGCCGCTCTGCTACCAGGGCTGGGAGAACACCGGCGTCTGGGGACCGAGCCGCGACGCAGTGGTGCGTGATGTCTGCGCTAATGCGACGGTTTCCGGGCCAGTCGGTATCCTGGAGTGGCTGGAGCCGGCGCCGGCGCGCGTGCCGGTACGGATTGACGTCAATCCCAACCCGTTCGGCAGCGTCACCACTCTTCGTCTACTCAACCCGACCGGGGCGGAGAGGGCGATCGATCTCTACGACGCGACCGGCAGCGTCGTGCGCACGCTGGACCTCAGCCGCGACCAGGTTGTCCTTGATGGTCGGCTGCTCGCTGACGGGATCTACTTCGCGCGGGTCGCCGGTACCGATGCGCCCGTGGCCAAGGTCATCGTTACGCACTAG
- the murA gene encoding UDP-N-acetylglucosamine 1-carboxyvinyltransferase: MDKFIVRGPTRLEGTVSTAAAKNAVLPILAACLLTEEPCVIRDVPLLEDVKTMARLLRSLGVQVEQRKHTIKLAAAGKIERTATYDIVRKMRASYYVLGPLLGRFGDARVSLPGGCAIGPRPVDLHLKGIAALGAEVDLEHGYIHATGRLRGGTMLLEGTSGPSVGATANTMMAAVLAEGETVIQGAACEPEVSDLAGFLTVMGAKIEGCGTPVVRIRGVKRLHGADYRPIPDRIEAGTLAVAAAITRGQLEITGCEPAHLVAAIDCLRQAGVTVETGKRRMVVSAERRPEAVTVATAPYPGFPTDLQAQFTALLATGHGTSIVTENVFESRFLHALELNRMGAKIDINGRMAVIQGSEYLSGAQVMASDLRASAALVLAGLAARGETEVQRIYHLDRGYESMELKLGGVGAKIERVSY; encoded by the coding sequence ATGGACAAGTTCATCGTCCGCGGCCCGACCAGGCTTGAAGGAACGGTCTCGACCGCAGCCGCCAAGAACGCGGTACTGCCCATCCTCGCCGCCTGTCTGCTGACCGAGGAACCTTGCGTTATCCGGGACGTGCCCCTGCTCGAAGACGTTAAGACAATGGCCCGGCTCCTGCGGTCATTGGGCGTGCAGGTTGAGCAGCGGAAGCATACCATCAAGCTCGCGGCTGCTGGCAAGATAGAACGGACCGCGACCTATGACATCGTGCGCAAGATGCGGGCCAGCTACTACGTGCTCGGACCCCTGCTCGGTCGATTCGGGGACGCGCGAGTCTCGCTGCCCGGCGGCTGCGCCATCGGCCCGCGGCCGGTTGACCTCCATCTCAAAGGCATCGCGGCGCTGGGTGCCGAAGTCGATCTTGAGCACGGCTATATCCATGCTACCGGCCGCCTGCGCGGCGGCACCATGCTGCTGGAAGGGACTTCTGGCCCGAGTGTCGGCGCCACTGCGAACACGATGATGGCCGCCGTGCTCGCCGAGGGCGAAACCGTCATCCAGGGAGCGGCCTGCGAGCCCGAGGTTTCAGACCTCGCCGGCTTCCTCACTGTCATGGGCGCGAAGATCGAGGGCTGCGGCACGCCGGTCGTGAGAATCAGAGGCGTGAAGCGCCTGCACGGTGCCGACTACCGGCCGATCCCAGACCGGATTGAAGCCGGGACGCTCGCCGTTGCCGCCGCCATCACGCGCGGCCAACTGGAGATCACCGGCTGCGAACCCGCGCACCTCGTCGCGGCAATCGACTGCCTGCGCCAGGCCGGCGTGACCGTCGAGACGGGCAAACGTCGAATGGTCGTCAGCGCCGAACGACGCCCCGAGGCAGTCACGGTCGCAACCGCGCCGTACCCGGGATTTCCTACCGATCTGCAGGCGCAGTTCACCGCGCTGCTGGCGACCGGCCATGGCACCAGCATCGTCACCGAGAACGTATTCGAATCGCGCTTCCTGCACGCGTTGGAACTGAACCGCATGGGTGCGAAGATCGACATCAACGGGCGGATGGCGGTTATCCAGGGATCGGAGTACCTGTCCGGTGCTCAGGTGATGGCCTCGGACTTGCGGGCATCGGCCGCGCTGGTGCTGGCCGGGCTCGCCGCAAGGGGCGAGACCGAAGTCCAGCGCATCTACCACCTGGACCGGGGATATGAATCGATGGAGCTGAAGCTGGGCGGGGTCGGAGCGAAGATCGAGCGCGTCAGTTACTGA
- the ispG gene encoding flavodoxin-dependent (E)-4-hydroxy-3-methylbut-2-enyl-diphosphate synthase, protein MLHASRNERPASSLGRRASSVRVGSLVIGGGSPVSVQSMTKTRTDDVRATVRQIRRLERAGCEMVRLAVPDTAAAAALPEIRKRIALPLVADVHFDYRLALNALKAGFDKVRINPGNIGAVWKVREIISAAESSGAAIRVGVNAGSVEKSILRRHRRPSVAAMVESMAVCLAPFEKLRFKNIVLSAKSTDVSETIAVYRELSRHWSYPLHLGLTEAGPPFEGAIRSAAALAVLLLEGIGDTIRISLTGDPVQEVTAAYELLGALGLRRRGPLVYSCPTCGRTGINIVRLTRDVKQALRDHPSPLKVAVMGCVVNGPGEAREADFGIAGGKGRGIVFAHGRVVKTCAEDQLVQSLLHEVRKSRP, encoded by the coding sequence ATGCTTCACGCATCACGCAATGAACGGCCGGCGTCAAGCCTAGGACGCAGAGCTTCGTCCGTCCGTGTGGGCTCGCTCGTCATTGGCGGGGGCTCGCCGGTATCAGTTCAATCCATGACCAAGACCCGCACCGACGATGTCAGGGCAACCGTCCGCCAGATAAGACGACTCGAACGAGCCGGCTGCGAAATGGTGCGCCTGGCAGTCCCGGACACCGCGGCTGCCGCGGCCCTGCCGGAGATCCGCAAGCGCATCGCCCTGCCGCTTGTTGCCGACGTCCACTTCGACTATCGCCTGGCGCTGAACGCGCTCAAGGCCGGTTTCGACAAAGTACGCATCAACCCCGGCAACATCGGCGCGGTCTGGAAGGTGCGCGAGATCATCAGCGCGGCTGAGAGCTCCGGTGCGGCGATACGGGTCGGAGTCAACGCCGGTTCCGTCGAGAAATCGATACTGCGCAGACACCGCCGCCCATCGGTCGCGGCCATGGTCGAAAGCATGGCCGTCTGCCTTGCGCCGTTCGAGAAGCTACGGTTCAAGAACATCGTGCTGTCGGCCAAGTCCACCGATGTGTCCGAGACTATTGCCGTGTATCGTGAGCTGTCACGGCACTGGTCGTACCCGCTTCACCTCGGGTTGACCGAGGCCGGACCGCCCTTCGAGGGCGCAATCCGTTCCGCCGCCGCGCTCGCGGTTCTGCTTCTGGAGGGCATCGGCGACACGATTCGCATCTCACTGACCGGAGACCCGGTGCAGGAGGTCACGGCCGCGTACGAACTGCTGGGGGCTCTGGGCCTGCGCCGCCGCGGCCCGCTGGTCTACTCCTGCCCCACCTGCGGCCGGACCGGTATCAACATTGTTAGACTAACGCGGGACGTGAAGCAGGCGCTACGCGATCACCCCTCGCCGCTCAAGGTCGCGGTGATGGGCTGCGTGGTGAACGGGCCGGGCGAGGCGCGAGAGGCGGACTTCGGGATTGCCGGCGGCAAGGGCCGCGGCATTGTCTTCGCTCATGGCCGTGTGGTCAAGACCTGCGCCGAAGACCAGCTGGTTCAGTCCCTGCTGCACGAAGTCCGGAAGTCCCGTCCCTAG
- a CDS encoding 2-hydroxyglutaryl-CoA dehydratase, protein MITAGIDVGSVNTKLVVFDRASQQVFCEKVVPTGPRPKETAHQVMAECRSEHRDLSGHVRGVVATGYARHVVDKVEGTITEIKAAALGIRYWHPTCRTVIDIGGQDSKVLSLEESGKVRDFVMNDRCAAGTGHFLSVLSRTLSVPLEDFGRLSLESRRPVPVSSLCVVMAESEILSLLAADTPVADVIAGLHEALARRVANMAARLRVEPDVVFTGGVAQNPGMGAALEKALGMPITVARKPLLAAALGAALSAAD, encoded by the coding sequence GTGATCACTGCAGGAATAGACGTGGGTTCGGTCAACACCAAGCTGGTTGTGTTCGACCGCGCGAGCCAACAGGTCTTCTGCGAGAAGGTCGTCCCGACCGGGCCGAGGCCGAAGGAGACTGCTCACCAGGTCATGGCTGAGTGCCGCAGCGAGCACAGAGATCTCTCCGGACATGTGCGGGGAGTGGTAGCGACCGGGTATGCCCGACACGTCGTGGACAAGGTCGAAGGGACCATCACCGAGATCAAGGCCGCGGCCCTGGGTATCCGCTACTGGCACCCGACGTGCCGCACCGTCATCGACATCGGTGGACAGGACTCAAAGGTCCTCAGCCTCGAAGAGTCGGGCAAGGTGCGTGACTTCGTAATGAACGACCGCTGCGCAGCCGGGACCGGGCATTTTCTGTCGGTGCTGTCAAGGACACTGTCAGTTCCGCTCGAGGATTTCGGCCGGCTGAGCCTTGAGTCGCGAAGGCCCGTGCCGGTCTCCAGCCTCTGTGTGGTGATGGCCGAGTCGGAGATACTGTCGCTGCTTGCAGCCGACACTCCGGTTGCGGACGTGATTGCCGGTCTGCACGAGGCGCTTGCCAGACGGGTCGCCAACATGGCAGCGCGGCTACGGGTTGAGCCTGACGTCGTCTTCACGGGTGGAGTCGCGCAGAACCCGGGGATGGGGGCAGCTTTGGAGAAGGCGCTCGGTATGCCGATCACGGTTGCCCGTAAGCCGCTGCTGGCTGCGGCGCTCGGTGCGGCGCTGTCAGCCGCGGACTAG